A window from Mangifera indica cultivar Alphonso chromosome 2, CATAS_Mindica_2.1, whole genome shotgun sequence encodes these proteins:
- the LOC123209125 gene encoding uncharacterized protein LOC123209125 isoform X2, whose product MGVGGGVAEKQYVKAKISVWWDIENCQVPKGCEPHAIAQNISSAVAKLNYCGPLSISAYGDTNWIPQSVQHALSSTGISLNQVPPDFQKIQ is encoded by the exons ATGGGAGTTGGAGGAGGAGTTGCAGAGAAGCAATATGTGAAGGCTAAGATTTCAGTGTGGTGGGATATAGAGAATTGTCAGGTCCCAAAAGGGTGTGAGCCTCATGCAATTGCTCAGAATATCAGCTCTGCCGTTGCTAAGTTGAATTACTGTGGACCTTTGTCCATTTCTGCCTATGGTGACACCAATTGGATCCCTCAATCTGTGCAACATGCCCTTTCCAGCACCGGCATCTCCCTCAACCAAGTCCCTCCTG ATTTTCAGAAAATTCAATGA
- the LOC123209125 gene encoding uncharacterized protein LOC123209125 isoform X1, whose amino-acid sequence MGVGGGVAEKQYVKAKISVWWDIENCQVPKGCEPHAIAQNISSAVAKLNYCGPLSISAYGDTNWIPQSVQHALSSTGISLNQVPPGLKMQVTRKF is encoded by the exons ATGGGAGTTGGAGGAGGAGTTGCAGAGAAGCAATATGTGAAGGCTAAGATTTCAGTGTGGTGGGATATAGAGAATTGTCAGGTCCCAAAAGGGTGTGAGCCTCATGCAATTGCTCAGAATATCAGCTCTGCCGTTGCTAAGTTGAATTACTGTGGACCTTTGTCCATTTCTGCCTATGGTGACACCAATTGGATCCCTCAATCTGTGCAACATGCCCTTTCCAGCACCGGCATCTCCCTCAACCAAGTCCCTCCTG GGTTAAAGATGCAAGTGACAAGAAAATTCTAG
- the LOC123209122 gene encoding uncharacterized protein LOC123209122 — MPFVHVQVPQLGNPNEKFSNNALVDILEDQKPLNYHHPGTNYNPKSSLMGPCPDGFAPFSVVQNGCRNQYPPQPLGLNNLPNQPPSAVQKGSGVTRFDPTSMNPKPALLSQSQNGHIQHRKLSFSSPVNSINIPSSVIWGTSGCPKPSHCVQSLIGFVFLTLNFLKIEKIMPTEGNIIDCIRYGDPKHRSIDIKKALEIAVDQQMVVKQKFGAMNLYVGKNEKLWKCVNPIAGNPMQIPEMTWEKIKKFPVSPGGQSTIMASQCRYEAGTILKNMCLTELTLGDILQILNMVITIKKWIIHNQAGWQPIIFAVAKCSHELGTKSGL; from the exons ATGCCTTTTGTTCATGTACAAGTTCCCCAATTAGGAAATCCTAATGAGAAATTTAGTAATAACGCACTAGTTGATATTCTGGAAGATCAGAAACCACTAAATTATCACCACCCTGGTACTAATTATAATCCCAAGAGTTCCCTGATGGGGCCTTGCCCGGATGGATTTGCTCCTTTCAGTGTTGTTCAGAATGGTTGTAGAAATCAATATCCACCACAGCCTTTAGGGCTAAACAATCTCCCTAATCAACCTCCTAGTGCTGTCCAAAAGGGTAGTGGAGTCACCAGATTTGATCCTACTAGCATGAATCCAAAGCCTGCATTATTGAGTCAGTCACAAAATGGACATATACAGCATAGGAAGCTTTCGTTTTCTTCACCAGTGAACTCGATTAACATTCCTAGTAGTGTCATATGGGGGACGTCGGGGTGTCCAAAACCTTCTCATTGTGTCCAAAGCCTCATAGGTTTTGTGTTTCTAACATTGAACttcttgaaaattgaaaagataatGCCGACTGAAGGTAATATAATTGATTGCATTCGATATGGGGATCCAAAGCATCGGAGTATTGACATTAAAAAAGCCTTGGAAATTGCGGTTGATCAGCAGATGGTAGTGAAGCAAAAATTTGGAGCTATGAACTTGTATGTTGGTAAGAATGAGAAACTCTGGAAATGTGTGAACCCTATTGCTGGTAATCCTATGCAAATACCGGAAATGACatgggaaaaaattaaaaagtttccGGTGTCTCCTGGAGGACAATCTACAATAATGGCTTCTCAATGCAG GTATGAAGCCGGTACTATTTTGAAGAATATGTGCTTGACAGAGCTTACATTAGGTGACATACTCCAGATCTTGAACATGGTAATTACCATAAAGAAATGGATTATTCATAATCAAGCAGGATGGCAGCCGATTATCTTCGCTGTTGCAAAGTGCAGCCATGAATTAGGCACTAAATCTGGTTTATAA